In one window of Rhizobium oryzihabitans DNA:
- the ileS gene encoding isoleucine--tRNA ligase: MSDTAEKFDYSATLYLPQTDFPMRAGLPQKEPETVKRWQEMGLYKRLRASAAGREKFVLHDGPPYANGNIHIGHALNKILKDVITRSFQMRGYDANYVPGWDCHGLPIEWKIEEAYRAKGKNKDEVPVNEFRKECRDFAAGWIKVQSEEFKRLGIEGDFENPYTTMNFHAEARIAGELLKIARTGQLYRGSKPIMWSVVERTALAEAEVEYADVESDMIWVKFPVVDVKGAAKAEWVSGANSVLPVVNDLNDLEGTSVVIWTTTPWTIPGNRAIAFSSRVEYGLYEVESAQNDFGPQPGEKLIFAKKLADEAAAKAKLTFKLVRDVTSEELAAITCAHPLASLGYDFAVPLLEGDHVTDDAGTGFVHTAPSHGREDFDVWTAHQRELEARGVSPAIPFPVGDDGFYTEDAPGFGPSAEGGAARVMDDNGKKGDANERVIKALIAENNLFARGRLKHSYPHSWRSKKPVIFRNTPQWFVYMDKELGDGTTLRSRSLSAIDDTRFVPASGQNRLRAMIEGRPDWVLSRQRSWGVPIAVFADEKGEVLVDEAVNARILEAFEAEGADAWFAEGAKERFLGNDHDHARWLQVMDILDVWFDSGCTHTFTLEDRPDMKWPADVYLEGSDQHRGWFHSSLLESCATRGRAPYNAVVTHGFTMDEKGEKMSKSKGNVVSPQEVMKDAGADILRLWVMTTDYWEDQRLGKAIIQTNVDAYRKLRNTIRWMLGTLAHYEGEEIAYADLPELEKLVLHRLSELDGVVREGYDGFEFKKIARALVDFANVELSAFYFDIRKDTLYCDAPSSLKRRASLSVIAKLFDCLVSWLAPMLPFTTEEAWLSRYPDAESVHLAQFPEIPAEWKNDALEAKWEKIRKVRTVVTGALEVERREKRIGSSLEAAPVVHIADADLLAALKGQDFAEICITSAISVVGDEGPADGFRLPEVAKVVVEQKLAEGAKCARSWRITTDVGSDPDYPEVSARDAAALRELAALA; this comes from the coding sequence ATGAGCGACACCGCAGAAAAATTCGATTATTCCGCCACCCTCTATCTGCCGCAGACGGATTTTCCGATGCGCGCCGGCCTGCCGCAGAAGGAACCGGAAACGGTCAAGCGCTGGCAGGAGATGGGCCTTTACAAGCGGCTGCGCGCCTCCGCCGCCGGCCGCGAAAAATTCGTGCTGCATGACGGCCCGCCCTATGCCAACGGCAATATCCACATCGGCCATGCGCTCAACAAGATCCTGAAGGACGTCATCACCCGCTCGTTCCAGATGCGCGGTTACGATGCCAATTACGTGCCGGGCTGGGATTGCCACGGCCTGCCGATCGAATGGAAGATCGAGGAAGCCTATCGCGCCAAGGGCAAGAACAAGGACGAGGTTCCGGTCAACGAATTCCGCAAGGAATGCCGTGACTTTGCGGCTGGCTGGATCAAGGTTCAGTCGGAGGAGTTCAAGCGCCTCGGCATCGAAGGCGACTTTGAAAATCCCTATACGACGATGAACTTCCACGCCGAAGCCCGCATCGCCGGCGAACTCCTGAAGATCGCCCGCACCGGCCAGCTTTATCGCGGCTCGAAGCCGATCATGTGGTCGGTGGTCGAACGCACGGCGCTGGCGGAAGCCGAAGTCGAATATGCCGATGTCGAGAGCGACATGATCTGGGTCAAATTCCCGGTCGTGGATGTGAAGGGAGCAGCAAAAGCAGAGTGGGTATCAGGAGCCAACTCAGTTTTGCCTGTAGTCAATGATCTCAACGATCTTGAGGGTACTTCAGTCGTCATTTGGACGACCACACCGTGGACCATCCCCGGTAACCGCGCCATCGCGTTTTCGTCGCGGGTCGAGTATGGCCTCTACGAAGTTGAAAGCGCGCAGAACGATTTCGGTCCGCAGCCGGGCGAAAAGCTGATCTTCGCGAAGAAGCTGGCCGATGAGGCCGCCGCCAAGGCGAAGTTGACCTTTAAGCTCGTTCGCGATGTGACAAGCGAAGAACTGGCCGCCATCACCTGCGCCCATCCGCTGGCGTCGCTCGGTTACGATTTCGCGGTTCCGCTGCTCGAAGGCGATCACGTTACCGACGATGCCGGTACGGGCTTCGTGCATACAGCGCCGAGCCATGGCCGCGAAGACTTTGACGTCTGGACCGCGCATCAGCGTGAGCTGGAAGCGCGCGGCGTGTCGCCGGCCATCCCGTTCCCGGTCGGCGACGACGGCTTCTACACGGAGGACGCCCCCGGTTTCGGCCCGTCCGCCGAAGGCGGTGCTGCCCGCGTCATGGACGACAACGGCAAGAAGGGCGATGCGAACGAGCGTGTCATCAAGGCGCTGATCGCGGAAAACAACCTGTTTGCCCGAGGCCGTCTGAAGCACAGCTATCCGCATAGCTGGCGCTCCAAAAAGCCGGTCATCTTCCGCAACACGCCGCAATGGTTCGTCTATATGGACAAGGAACTGGGCGACGGCACGACGCTGCGTTCTCGCTCGCTTAGCGCCATCGACGACACCCGCTTCGTCCCGGCCTCCGGCCAGAACCGCCTGCGCGCCATGATCGAAGGCCGGCCCGACTGGGTTCTGTCGCGCCAGCGCAGCTGGGGCGTACCGATCGCCGTCTTCGCCGACGAAAAGGGCGAAGTCCTGGTCGATGAGGCCGTCAACGCCCGCATCCTCGAGGCCTTCGAGGCTGAAGGTGCGGATGCCTGGTTTGCCGAAGGCGCCAAGGAACGCTTCCTCGGCAATGACCACGACCACGCCAGATGGCTGCAGGTCATGGATATCCTCGACGTCTGGTTCGACAGCGGCTGCACCCACACCTTCACGCTGGAAGACCGCCCGGACATGAAATGGCCGGCGGATGTCTATCTTGAGGGTTCCGACCAGCATCGCGGCTGGTTCCATTCGTCGCTGCTCGAAAGCTGCGCGACGCGCGGCCGTGCACCCTATAACGCCGTTGTCACCCATGGTTTCACCATGGATGAGAAGGGCGAGAAGATGTCCAAGTCCAAGGGCAACGTGGTTTCGCCGCAGGAAGTCATGAAGGACGCCGGTGCGGATATCCTGCGCCTGTGGGTCATGACCACGGATTATTGGGAAGACCAGCGCCTCGGCAAGGCCATCATCCAGACCAATGTCGATGCCTATCGCAAACTGCGCAACACCATCCGCTGGATGCTCGGCACCCTTGCCCATTATGAGGGCGAGGAGATCGCCTATGCCGATCTGCCGGAGCTGGAAAAGCTGGTGCTGCACCGCCTGTCCGAACTGGATGGCGTCGTTCGTGAAGGTTATGACGGCTTCGAGTTCAAGAAGATCGCCCGCGCGCTGGTGGATTTCGCCAATGTCGAGCTTTCGGCCTTCTATTTCGATATCCGCAAGGACACGCTTTATTGCGACGCGCCGTCGTCGCTGAAGCGCCGTGCTTCGCTGTCGGTCATCGCAAAGCTGTTCGATTGCCTCGTCTCGTGGCTCGCGCCCATGCTGCCCTTCACGACGGAAGAAGCGTGGCTTTCGCGTTATCCGGATGCTGAATCGGTGCATCTTGCCCAGTTCCCGGAAATCCCGGCGGAATGGAAGAACGATGCGCTGGAAGCGAAGTGGGAAAAAATCCGCAAGGTCCGCACGGTCGTGACAGGTGCGCTGGAAGTGGAGCGTCGTGAAAAGCGCATCGGCTCCTCGCTTGAGGCTGCTCCCGTCGTGCATATTGCCGATGCCGACCTGCTGGCGGCGTTGAAGGGGCAGGATTTTGCCGAAATCTGCATCACTTCGGCCATTTCGGTGGTGGGTGATGAAGGCCCGGCCGATGGCTTCCGCCTGCCGGAAGTCGCAAAGGTCGTGGTCGAGCAGAAGCTGGCGGAGGGTGCAAAATGCGCCCGCTCGTGGCGCATCACCACCGATGTCGGTTCCGATCCGGATTATCCGGAGGTTTCGGCCCGCGATGCGGCCGCGCTGCGCGAGCTTGCGGCCCTGGCATAA
- a CDS encoding bifunctional riboflavin kinase/FAD synthetase, which yields MTVFHRNEKKEPLPEALRGGVIAIGNFDGVHRGHRAVLDRALELAEARGVPALVLTFEPHPRFVFRPETPVFRLTPAPLKARILEAIGFRSVIEYPFDREFSQRSAEEFVKSILVDWLGASAVVTGFDFHFGKGREGGPAFLMAAGKRHGFDVTLVDAFRDEGSDVVSSSRIRSHLCEGDVAGAAGLLDYRFTVESEVIGGQKLGRTLGYPTANMALAPETELKAGIYAVRFRRPDGSIRDGVASFGYRPTVTENGAALLETYVFDFSGDLYGEVCSVSFFGHLRDELKFDGLEPLVAQIRRDEEEARAMLSGVRPLSEVDEKIAF from the coding sequence ATGACCGTCTTTCATCGCAACGAAAAAAAAGAGCCGCTGCCGGAAGCTCTTCGCGGCGGCGTGATCGCAATCGGTAATTTCGATGGTGTGCATCGCGGCCACCGCGCCGTTCTGGACCGTGCGCTGGAACTGGCCGAGGCGCGTGGCGTGCCCGCGCTGGTTCTGACCTTCGAGCCGCATCCCCGTTTCGTGTTCCGCCCCGAAACGCCGGTCTTCCGCCTCACCCCCGCACCGTTGAAGGCGCGCATTCTTGAAGCCATCGGTTTCCGCTCCGTCATCGAATACCCCTTCGACAGGGAATTCTCGCAGCGTTCGGCGGAAGAATTCGTCAAGTCCATTCTGGTCGACTGGCTGGGCGCCAGCGCCGTCGTCACCGGCTTTGATTTTCACTTCGGTAAAGGTCGCGAAGGCGGCCCGGCATTTCTGATGGCGGCCGGCAAGCGCCACGGTTTCGATGTGACGCTGGTGGATGCCTTCCGCGACGAGGGCTCGGATGTCGTTTCCTCCAGCCGCATCCGCTCGCATTTGTGCGAAGGCGATGTGGCGGGTGCGGCCGGATTGCTGGATTACCGCTTCACGGTGGAAAGCGAAGTCATCGGCGGCCAGAAGCTTGGGCGCACATTGGGTTATCCGACAGCCAACATGGCGCTGGCACCTGAAACGGAACTGAAGGCGGGTATCTATGCCGTGCGGTTCCGCCGTCCCGATGGTTCGATCCGAGATGGTGTCGCAAGTTTCGGCTACCGCCCGACGGTGACCGAAAACGGCGCGGCGCTGCTCGAAACCTATGTCTTCGATTTCTCCGGCGATCTCTACGGCGAAGTATGTTCGGTGTCCTTCTTCGGACACTTGCGCGACGAGCTGAAATTCGACGGTCTGGAGCCGCTGGTCGCGCAGATCAGGCGCGATGAGGAAGAGGCGAGGGCGATGCTCTCAGGCGTGCGGCCGCTGAGCGAAGTTGATGAGAAGATCGCGTTTTGA
- the groES gene encoding co-chaperone GroES, with protein sequence MTSTNFRPLHDRVVVRRVESEAKTKGGIIIPDTAKEKPQEGEIVAVGSGARDEAGKVVALDVKVGDRVLFGKWSGTEVKLDGEDLLIMKEADIMGIIG encoded by the coding sequence ATGACAAGCACCAATTTCCGCCCGCTTCATGATCGCGTCGTCGTTCGTCGCGTTGAATCCGAAGCAAAGACCAAGGGCGGCATCATCATTCCCGATACCGCCAAGGAAAAGCCGCAGGAAGGCGAAATCGTCGCCGTCGGTTCCGGCGCACGTGACGAGGCCGGCAAGGTCGTCGCTCTCGACGTCAAGGTTGGCGATCGCGTCCTGTTCGGCAAGTGGTCGGGCACTGAAGTCAAGCTCGACGGCGAAGACCTTCTGATCATGAAGGAAGCCGACATCATGGGTATCATCGGCTGA
- the groL gene encoding chaperonin GroEL (60 kDa chaperone family; promotes refolding of misfolded polypeptides especially under stressful conditions; forms two stacked rings of heptamers to form a barrel-shaped 14mer; ends can be capped by GroES; misfolded proteins enter the barrel where they are refolded when GroES binds) has translation MAAKEVKFGRTAREKMLKGVDILADAVKVTLGPKGRNVVIDKSFGAPRITKDGVSVAKEIELEDKFENMGAQLVREVASKTNDIAGDGTTTATVLAQAIVREGAKAVAAGMNPMDLKRGIDLAVAEVVKDLQAKAKKINTSEEVAQVGTISANGERQIGLDIAEAMQRVGNEGVITVEEAKTAETELEVVEGMQFDRGYLSPYFVTNPEKMVADLEDAYILLHEKKLSNLQAMLPVLEAVVQTGKPLVIIAEDVEGEALATLVVNKLRGGLKIAAVKAPGFGDRRKAMLEDIAILTGGTVISEDLGIKLESVTLDMLGKSKKVSISKENTTIVDGAGQKSDIEGRVAQIKAQIEETTSDYDREKLQERLAKLAGGVAVIRVGGSTEVEVKEKKDRIDDALNATRAAVQEGIVPGGGVALLRSSTKITAKGANDDQEAGINIVRKALQALVRQIAENAGDEASIVVGKILEKNEDNYGYNAQTGEYGDLIQLGIVDPVKVVRTALQNAASVASLLITTEAMIAELPKKESAMPQMPGGGMGGMDF, from the coding sequence ATGGCAGCCAAAGAAGTCAAATTCGGCCGCACAGCGCGCGAAAAGATGCTCAAGGGCGTCGACATTCTCGCTGATGCAGTGAAGGTCACCCTCGGCCCGAAGGGTCGTAACGTCGTAATCGACAAGTCCTTCGGCGCACCGCGCATCACCAAGGACGGCGTTTCGGTCGCCAAGGAAATCGAACTGGAAGACAAGTTCGAGAACATGGGCGCACAGCTCGTTCGCGAAGTCGCTTCCAAGACCAACGACATCGCCGGTGACGGCACCACCACCGCAACGGTTCTGGCCCAGGCCATCGTTCGCGAAGGTGCAAAGGCAGTTGCTGCCGGCATGAACCCGATGGACCTGAAGCGCGGCATCGATCTGGCCGTTGCAGAAGTCGTCAAGGACCTTCAGGCCAAGGCCAAGAAGATCAACACTTCGGAAGAAGTTGCTCAGGTCGGCACGATCTCCGCAAACGGCGAACGTCAGATCGGTCTCGACATTGCTGAAGCAATGCAGCGCGTCGGCAACGAAGGCGTCATCACCGTTGAAGAAGCCAAGACCGCTGAAACCGAACTCGAAGTCGTCGAAGGCATGCAGTTCGACCGCGGCTACCTGTCGCCCTACTTCGTGACCAACCCGGAAAAGATGGTTGCGGACCTCGAAGACGCCTACATCCTTCTGCACGAAAAGAAGCTTTCGAACCTCCAGGCCATGCTGCCTGTTCTCGAAGCTGTCGTTCAGACCGGCAAGCCGCTCGTCATCATCGCTGAAGACGTCGAAGGCGAAGCTCTTGCAACGCTCGTCGTCAACAAGCTGCGTGGCGGCCTCAAGATCGCTGCCGTCAAGGCTCCTGGCTTCGGCGACCGCCGCAAGGCCATGCTGGAAGACATCGCCATCCTGACCGGTGGTACCGTCATTTCCGAAGACCTCGGCATCAAGCTCGAAAGCGTTACCCTCGACATGCTCGGCAAGTCGAAGAAGGTTTCGATCTCCAAGGAAAACACCACGATCGTCGACGGTGCCGGCCAGAAGTCGGACATCGAAGGCCGCGTTGCCCAGATCAAGGCGCAGATCGAAGAAACCACTTCCGACTACGACCGCGAAAAGCTGCAGGAACGTCTTGCCAAGCTCGCTGGCGGCGTTGCCGTGATCCGCGTTGGCGGTTCGACGGAAGTTGAAGTGAAGGAAAAGAAGGACCGCATCGACGACGCTCTCAACGCGACGCGCGCTGCTGTTCAGGAAGGCATCGTACCGGGCGGCGGCGTTGCCCTGCTGCGTTCTTCCACGAAGATCACCGCCAAGGGTGCAAACGACGACCAGGAAGCCGGCATCAACATCGTGCGCAAGGCTCTGCAGGCTCTGGTTCGCCAGATCGCAGAAAACGCTGGTGACGAAGCTTCCATCGTTGTTGGCAAGATCCTCGAAAAGAACGAAGACAACTACGGCTACAACGCCCAGACCGGCGAATATGGCGACCTGATCCAGCTCGGCATCGTCGACCCGGTCAAGGTTGTTCGCACGGCTCTGCAGAACGCAGCTTCGGTTGCTTCGCTGCTGATCACCACCGAAGCCATGATCGCCGAACTTCCGAAGAAGGAATCGGCAATGCCCCAGATGCCTGGCGGCGGCATGGGCGGCATGGACTTCTAA
- a CDS encoding DoxX family protein: protein MSSSQNVLVLIARILLSFIFISSGFSKLVDPAGTAGMITGAGLPAATALAYVAGLFELVAGLAILTGFQTKIAAWALAVFCVFTGLVFHSGTVAVPGWPEPALGWINTLNGIMMVKNITLAGAYILLAAFGPGAYSVDAKRGAAVAHA, encoded by the coding sequence ATGTCCAGCAGCCAGAACGTTCTCGTTCTCATCGCCCGCATTCTGCTTTCCTTCATCTTCATCTCTTCAGGCTTCAGCAAGCTTGTCGATCCAGCCGGTACGGCCGGCATGATCACGGGCGCCGGCCTGCCCGCCGCAACCGCGCTTGCCTATGTTGCAGGCCTGTTCGAACTCGTTGCCGGCCTTGCCATTCTCACTGGTTTCCAGACCAAGATCGCCGCCTGGGCGCTTGCCGTCTTCTGCGTCTTCACCGGTCTGGTGTTCCACAGCGGCACCGTTGCCGTTCCCGGCTGGCCTGAGCCGGCTCTTGGCTGGATCAACACGCTGAACGGCATCATGATGGTGAAGAACATCACCCTTGCCGGCGCCTACATCCTGCTTGCCGCCTTCGGCCCCGGCGCCTACTCCGTCGACGCTAAGCGCGGCGCGGCTGTGGCCCACGCATAA